Below is a window of Tsuneonella deserti DNA.
CTCATGCGTCCGCGTCGCGACGTGCGGCTCGGCGTGATAGCGATGGTTGGGATGGTGTTTGGGGCGCTGTTGCTGGAGCCGTGGTGGACGCTGGTGGCAATCTGCGCGGTCTACCTTGCGCTGATACCTTATGGCTGGATTCGCTACGCCAGGGTTAAGCGGCAGCGCGCAGCCGCTCCGCCACCCGCGCCGCGGGACGTCGCGCCGCACGTGCTGCGCTGATAGCCGCGGGGCGCAGGACGGGCATGGGCGCGGAACTGTTCACGCCCTCGAACCGCACGGTGACGTTCCGGAACGTATCGATCCGTGCGAGATCGCCACGCAGCAGCCGGAATGCATTCCGGCTGCGAAGGACGCCATCGGCGAGAGCGACGAAGCTCGTCACAGCGACGGTGGCGAACAGTGCGAGAAGCAGCGAAGCGATCATTTTCGAGACCCTCAATGGTCGGCACAATCGCGTGGAGCGCTTGTGGACAACTAGTGGAAAACTTCGAATCGAGATAAGTTCCCGATACGAGACAATGTTCCTCTTTTGTTCCACCGGGGTCAAGTGGTTTTCGCGACGAGCCGAATCCACCGCGCGTCTAAGCGAGGCTGGATTTCTGGACCTATCGTCGCTAAGGGGCGCGCGTCTGCCGCGAATCTGCGCCTTTCCAGGGGCCGGTCCGGGTGGGCAAATCCACATGGAGAGCGCCACATACCGGTGCCGCCTGCGGGATCTCCGCACGGTTCCAGCTCTCCAGAGGCTCAACCGGAAAGGAATTACCTATGGCGGCTCCTGTCGTCACCATGCAGCAATTGATCGAGGCCGGCGCACACTTCGGCCACCAGACCCACCGCTGGAACCCGCGGATGAAGCCGTACATCTTCGGCGCCCGCAACGGTGTTCACATCATCGACCTGTCGCAGACCGTGCCGCTCTTCGCGCGCGCTCTCGATTTCGTGCAGGACACGGTCCGTTCGGGTGGCAAGGTCCTGTTCGTCGGCACCAAGCGCCAGGCGCAGGAGCCGATCGCCGAAGCCGCCCGCCGTTCGGGCCAGCACTTCGTCAACCACCGCTGGCTGGGCGGAATGCTCACCAACTGGAAGACCATCTCGGGCTCGATCCGCCGGCTCAAGAGCCTGGAGGAGCAGCTTTCGGGCGACACTTCGGGCCTGACCAAGAAGGAAGTCCTCCAGCTTACCCGTGAGCGTGACAAGCTCGAGCTTTCGCTCGGCGGCATCCGCGACATGGGCGGCATCCCGGACGTGATGTTCGTGATCGACGCCAACAAGGAAGACCTCGCGATCAAGGAAGCCGGCGTGCTTGGCATTCCCGTGGTCGCGGTGCTCGATTCGAACGTCGATCCGACGGGCATCGCTTTCCCGATCCCGGGCAACGACGACGCCGCGCGCGCCGTGCGCCTCTATTGCGACGCGGTGGCCGAGGCGGCGACCAGCGGCAAGGGCCGCCAGGCGATCGATTCGGGTGCCGACGTGGGCGCGATGGCCAATCCGCCCGCCGAGGTGGACGCCGCCGAAGCCGCGACCGAGGCCTGATCGCTTCAAGACTGTTGCAGGCGCCGGGCCATCGTGCCCGGCGCCGCACTGCGTTTCTACCAAGAAGGAATTGTAACATGGCTGCTTTCACCGCCGCCGACGTGAAGAACCTGCGCGAGAAGACCGGCGCGGGCATGATGGACGCCAAGAAGGCGCTCGAGCAGACGAATGGCGACATCGAAGCCGCGGTCGACGCGCTGCGCGCCAAGGGTCTCGCCACGGCCGCCAAGAAATCGAGCCGCACCGCGGCCGAAGGACTCGTTGGCGTCGCTGTCGATGGCACCAAGGGTGTCGCCGTCGAGGTCAACTCGGAAACCGATTTCGTCGCCAAGAACGACAAGTTCCAGGACTTCGTCCGCAAGGTGACCCAGGTCGCTCTCGCCGAAGGCAGTGCCGACGTCGAGGCGCTCAAGGCGGCAGGCTACCCCGATGGCGGCACCGTGAGCGACAAGCTGACGGACAACGTCGCCACGATCGGCGAGAACCAGCAGGTCCGTCGTCTGAAGCACGTTTCGGTTACCGATGGCATCGTTGTTCCCTACATGCACAACGCGGCCGCCCCGAACCTTGGCAAGATCGGCGTGCTCGTCGCTCTGGAGTCGACTGCGGACAAGGCCGCTCTCGAAGCGCTCGGCAAGCAGCTCGCGATGCACATCGCCGCCGCTTTCCCGCAAGCACTCGATGCTGCCAGCCTCGACGCCGAAGTGATCGAGCGCGAGCGCAAGGTCGCCGCTGAAAAGGCTGCCGAGAGCGGCAAGCCGGCGGAAGTCCAGGCCAAGATGGTCGACGGCGCGGTGGCCAAGTTCGCCAAGGAGAACGCGCTGTTGAGCCAGGTCTTCGTGATGGACAACAAGACTCCCATCAGCGAGGTCGTCGCCAAGGCCGGCAAGGACGCCGGCGCTTCGATCGTGCTGAAGGACTACGTCCGTTTCCAGCTCGGCGAGGGTATCGAGAAGGAAGAGACCGACTTCGCTGCCGAGGTGGCCGCAGCGGTCAAAGGCTGAGTCCTTACCCAATCGAATTGACGGCCGCCGGAGCGATCCGGCGGCCGTTTTCGTGGGCGCTGCGCCCTTGCCGCATGGAAGCCTCGCCCTATAAGGGCGCGCGATCCGTACCGTTTTTTCGCGAGAAACCATTTCCATGGCCCTGCCACCCCTTAAGCGCGTCCTGATCAAGCTTTCGGGCGAAGTGCTGATGGGCAACCAGCAGTTCGGGATCGATCCCGCTTTCGTCAGTGAACTGGCGCACGAGATCAAGGCGGCGAAGGAGACCGGTCTCGAGGTCTGCCTCGTCATCGGCGGCGGGAACATCTTCCGCGGAATGGCAGGCGCGGCGGCCGGAATGGACCGGGCTCAGGCCGATTACATGGGCATGCTCGCCACGGTCATGAATGCGCTGGCCATGCAGAACGCGCTAGAGCAGATAGGCGTGCAGACGCGCGTGCAGTCGGCAGTGCAGATGGACGCCGTGTGCGAGCCGGTCATCCGTCGCCGGGCCGAACGTCATCTTGAAAAGGGGCGCGTGGTGATCTTTGCCGCCGGCGTGGGCGCGCCTTATTTCACAACCGATTCGGGAGCTGCTCTGCGCGCTGCAGAGATGAAATGCGACGCATTGCTGAAGGGCACCAGCGTCGACGGGATTTACGACAGCGATCCCAAGAAGAATTCGCAGGCGAAGCGCTTCGATACAGTAACTTACGACCAGGTACTGGCAAGCAACCTCAAGGTCATGGATGCATCCGCCGTGGCGCTCTGCCGCGATAACGGCATTCCGATCGTGGTCTTCTCCATCCGCGAAAAGGGCAACCTCGCGCGGGTGCTGGCCGGCGATGGCGTACGAACGATAGTGCAGGGAAGTTGACGATGGCGAAGTATGACAAGGCCGACATCGAGCGGCGGATGAAGGGTGCGGTCGAGAGCCTCAAGGGCGATCTGTCGGGTCTTCGCACTGGCCGCGCCAACGTGAGCCTGCTCGATCCCGTGGTTTGTGAAGTGTACGGCGCGATGATGCCGCTCAACCAGGTGGCGACCGTGTCGGCGCCCGAGCCGCGCATGCTGAGCGTGCAGGTGTGGGACAAGTCGAACCTCACCGCAGTCGAGAAGGGTATCGCCAAGGCCAACCTGGGCCTCAATCCGATGATTGACGGGCAGACGCTGCGGCTGCCGCTGCCCGACCTCACGCAGGAGCGGCGCAAGGAACTCGCCAAGCTCGCCGGCGAATACGGGGAAAAAGCCAAGATCGCCATCCGCAACGTCCGCCGCGACGGAATGGAAGCGCTGAAGGACGACGAGAAAAAGAAGGACATTTCCGAAGACGAGCGCAAGCGTTCGGAGGACGATGTCCAGAAGCTTACCGACAGCCACGTCGTCGAGATCGACACGGTGGTCGCGGCCAAGGTGAAGGAAATCCTTAGCCAGTGAGCGAGAGGCGCGGCGGAGCGGGGTGATGGCGGACGGAGACGCAGTCGCACGTCACGTCGCGATCATCATGGACGGCAACGGGCGCTGGGCGAAGAAGCGCCACCTGCCGCGCGCGGTCGGACATCAACGCGGAGTCGAGGCGGTGCGCAAGCTGGTCCGTTCCCTCAAGGACACCTCGATCGAGTGCCTGACGCTCTACGCCTTCAGCTCCGAAAACTGGAAGCGGCCCGAGGACGAGGTCGACGATCTGATGAACATGATGCGCAAGTTCATCAAATCCGACTTGCCCGAATTCATCGCCAACGACGTCAAGCTGCACATCCTGGGTGACTGGCGGGGCCTCGCGCCGGACATCGTCCAACTGCTCAATGAAGCGCTCGATTCGACGTCGAACGGGCGCCGAACACTCGCTGTCGCGCTCAATTATGGTTCGCAGCAGGAAATCGCCCGCGCGGCGGCGCTCGCCGCCAAGGAGGGAGCAATCACTCCCGATGCGATCGAACGCCATCTCGATACCGCGCCGCTGCCCCCGCTCGACCTGCTGATCCGCACCAGCGGCGAGGTTCGCCTGTCCAACTTCCTGTTATGGCAATGCGCCTATGCCGAAATGATGTTTACCGAT
It encodes the following:
- the rpsB gene encoding 30S ribosomal protein S2, which translates into the protein MAAPVVTMQQLIEAGAHFGHQTHRWNPRMKPYIFGARNGVHIIDLSQTVPLFARALDFVQDTVRSGGKVLFVGTKRQAQEPIAEAARRSGQHFVNHRWLGGMLTNWKTISGSIRRLKSLEEQLSGDTSGLTKKEVLQLTRERDKLELSLGGIRDMGGIPDVMFVIDANKEDLAIKEAGVLGIPVVAVLDSNVDPTGIAFPIPGNDDAARAVRLYCDAVAEAATSGKGRQAIDSGADVGAMANPPAEVDAAEAATEA
- the pyrH gene encoding UMP kinase, with the translated sequence MALPPLKRVLIKLSGEVLMGNQQFGIDPAFVSELAHEIKAAKETGLEVCLVIGGGNIFRGMAGAAAGMDRAQADYMGMLATVMNALAMQNALEQIGVQTRVQSAVQMDAVCEPVIRRRAERHLEKGRVVIFAAGVGAPYFTTDSGAALRAAEMKCDALLKGTSVDGIYDSDPKKNSQAKRFDTVTYDQVLASNLKVMDASAVALCRDNGIPIVVFSIREKGNLARVLAGDGVRTIVQGS
- the uppS gene encoding polyprenyl diphosphate synthase, whose product is MADGDAVARHVAIIMDGNGRWAKKRHLPRAVGHQRGVEAVRKLVRSLKDTSIECLTLYAFSSENWKRPEDEVDDLMNMMRKFIKSDLPEFIANDVKLHILGDWRGLAPDIVQLLNEALDSTSNGRRTLAVALNYGSQQEIARAAALAAKEGAITPDAIERHLDTAPLPPLDLLIRTSGEVRLSNFLLWQCAYAEMMFTDVLWPDFTPEHLSQALDEFARRERRYGGR
- the frr gene encoding ribosome recycling factor; this encodes MAKYDKADIERRMKGAVESLKGDLSGLRTGRANVSLLDPVVCEVYGAMMPLNQVATVSAPEPRMLSVQVWDKSNLTAVEKGIAKANLGLNPMIDGQTLRLPLPDLTQERRKELAKLAGEYGEKAKIAIRNVRRDGMEALKDDEKKKDISEDERKRSEDDVQKLTDSHVVEIDTVVAAKVKEILSQ
- the tsf gene encoding translation elongation factor Ts; this translates as MAAFTAADVKNLREKTGAGMMDAKKALEQTNGDIEAAVDALRAKGLATAAKKSSRTAAEGLVGVAVDGTKGVAVEVNSETDFVAKNDKFQDFVRKVTQVALAEGSADVEALKAAGYPDGGTVSDKLTDNVATIGENQQVRRLKHVSVTDGIVVPYMHNAAAPNLGKIGVLVALESTADKAALEALGKQLAMHIAAAFPQALDAASLDAEVIERERKVAAEKAAESGKPAEVQAKMVDGAVAKFAKENALLSQVFVMDNKTPISEVVAKAGKDAGASIVLKDYVRFQLGEGIEKEETDFAAEVAAAVKG